The following are encoded together in the Rhizobium tumorigenes genome:
- a CDS encoding AAA family ATPase, protein MIFNVLKREELAPTTGMNEAFLKIDFWNDYDFKTMFYVWLFDADGTRYELGNVRIGILGQRKETSTFSTLASQFEGLDESYFSLATDVEYYETLGRVVPEATKVAFLKGMQDVVAYPERLEGAAGQDVLRVSLLRNVSVSLINGQFTRVLNGGVPLTDFRLAYKRPDDVALAGVELQFNVKASSKPSTNIHAVIGRNGVGKTTLLNGMIEAITNPRESSGKFYEISFIDTPIQKDYFSNLVSVSFSAFDPFTPPQEQPNPELGTCYYYIGLKDMSDESGTLLRSLSYLHDEFVDSLSECFQARGKRDRWLAAINTLMSDDNFSEMDLQSLMRFSGDELKDASRALIKRMSSGHAIVLLTITRLVAKVEEKTLVLLDEPESHLHPPLLSAFTRALSELLFDRNGVAIIATHSPVVLQEVPKSCVWKITRSRMSLSSERPDVETFGENVGILTREVFGLEVAKSGYHALLAKAVENGEGYDEIVAGYGGQLGLEAKAILRAMVSERELGAGVI, encoded by the coding sequence TTGATTTTCAACGTCCTCAAGCGTGAAGAGCTTGCGCCAACAACAGGTATGAACGAGGCCTTTCTCAAAATTGATTTTTGGAATGACTACGATTTCAAAACGATGTTCTACGTGTGGCTCTTCGATGCAGATGGTACACGCTATGAATTGGGAAATGTACGAATCGGGATTTTAGGGCAGCGTAAAGAAACTTCCACGTTTAGTACTTTGGCTAGTCAGTTTGAAGGGCTCGATGAAAGCTATTTTTCGTTGGCGACTGATGTAGAATACTACGAAACATTAGGACGCGTCGTTCCGGAAGCCACGAAGGTCGCGTTTTTGAAGGGAATGCAAGACGTTGTAGCTTACCCCGAACGCTTGGAAGGCGCTGCAGGGCAGGACGTTTTACGTGTTTCACTTCTAAGGAATGTGAGCGTCTCCCTTATTAATGGGCAATTCACTAGGGTGCTCAACGGCGGCGTTCCATTGACTGATTTCAGATTAGCCTACAAAAGGCCCGATGATGTCGCTCTTGCTGGAGTTGAGCTTCAGTTCAATGTGAAAGCAAGCTCGAAGCCTAGTACAAACATCCATGCGGTAATCGGTAGAAATGGAGTTGGAAAAACAACTCTTTTGAACGGTATGATTGAGGCGATAACGAACCCCAGGGAATCAAGCGGAAAGTTTTACGAGATATCTTTTATAGACACTCCAATACAGAAAGATTACTTCAGTAATTTGGTATCTGTTTCCTTTAGCGCCTTTGATCCATTCACTCCGCCGCAGGAGCAGCCAAATCCTGAGCTAGGCACTTGCTACTACTATATCGGCCTGAAGGATATGAGCGATGAGAGCGGGACTCTGCTTCGTTCCCTAAGCTATTTGCATGACGAGTTTGTAGATAGCCTATCGGAATGTTTTCAAGCGCGTGGAAAGCGTGACCGTTGGCTGGCTGCAATTAATACCTTGATGTCAGATGATAACTTCTCTGAAATGGACCTGCAAAGCCTTATGAGGTTTTCAGGCGACGAGTTGAAAGACGCATCCCGTGCTCTGATCAAGCGTATGAGTTCCGGTCACGCGATAGTTCTGCTCACGATTACCAGACTCGTAGCCAAGGTCGAAGAGAAGACCCTTGTCCTGTTAGACGAGCCGGAAAGCCACCTGCATCCCCCGCTACTTTCCGCGTTCACCCGTGCCCTGAGTGAACTGTTGTTTGACCGAAATGGGGTAGCGATTATAGCTACCCATTCCCCGGTTGTGCTGCAGGAGGTTCCTAAATCTTGCGTGTGGAAAATCACTCGGTCAAGAATGTCGTTGTCATCCGAGAGGCCTGACGTTGAAACGTTCGGCGAGAACGTGGGTATTCTCACCCGTGAGGTGTTTGGCCTTGAAGTTGCCAAGTCCGGGTACCATGCACTGTTAGCAAAGGCTGTTGAGAACGGTGAAGGCTACGACGAAATCGTCGCGGGTTACGGGGGGCAGCTTGGCCTTGAGGCTAAAGCTATCCTAAGAGCGATGGTGTCTGAGCGTGAATTGGGTGCTGGTGTAATATGA
- a CDS encoding aldolase/citrate lyase family protein has translation MTLPPNAFKIALRERRPQIGLWVAMADAYAAEIVGHAGFDWLVLDGEHGPNDLRSIMAQLQALQVSPAEPVVRLPTGASWMIKQFLDIGARTLLIPMVDSAEQAAELVRAVRYPPDGIRGMGAGIGRASRFNTVPGYVADAGKDICLLVQAETRAALADLERIAGVEGVDGIFIGPADLAADMGFPGDLEAPEVQAAIEAAIATIVKAGKPAGILTFNETLNRRYLELGATFVAVGADVTEFSTALQRLRRRYGPEQENAEAGPRGY, from the coding sequence ATGACCCTGCCACCCAATGCATTCAAGATCGCCCTGCGCGAGCGACGCCCGCAGATCGGCCTTTGGGTGGCTATGGCGGATGCCTATGCCGCCGAAATCGTCGGTCATGCCGGTTTCGACTGGCTGGTCCTCGACGGTGAGCACGGCCCCAACGATCTTCGTAGTATAATGGCGCAGTTGCAGGCCCTTCAGGTCTCGCCGGCGGAACCGGTGGTTCGCCTGCCGACCGGGGCGAGTTGGATGATCAAACAATTTCTCGACATCGGCGCCCGCACGCTGCTCATCCCGATGGTCGATTCGGCCGAGCAGGCAGCAGAACTCGTTCGCGCTGTCCGCTATCCGCCGGACGGCATCCGTGGCATGGGCGCCGGCATCGGCCGCGCCTCGCGGTTCAACACCGTTCCCGGCTACGTCGCCGATGCAGGCAAGGATATCTGCCTCCTGGTCCAGGCCGAAACCCGCGCGGCGCTCGCCGACCTCGAGCGGATTGCCGGTGTCGAGGGCGTCGATGGCATCTTTATAGGGCCCGCCGACCTTGCCGCCGACATGGGCTTTCCGGGCGATCTCGAGGCGCCCGAGGTACAGGCTGCGATAGAGGCTGCCATAGCCACCATCGTCAAAGCGGGCAAACCGGCCGGCATCCTTACTTTCAACGAGACTCTGAACCGCCGCTACTTGGAACTCGGCGCCACTTTCGTTGCCGTCGGCGCCGACGTCACCGAATTCTCCACGGCACTCCAGCGCCTTCGCCGACGCTACGGGCCCGAACAGGAAAATGCCGAAGCCGGCCCACGCGGCTACTAG
- a CDS encoding HNH endonuclease — MKRLDLPEYDPIEVFLECAGNADEPLRTTFADSRPQMQQAVADFDAATASVNWTVLPRVARGNGGVLVAGTLTKDNFKALYTNNMVGTTGAARSIYDKILVAAHGKCPFCAGIGHAKTLDHYLPKAIFPLYSVLPANLVPCCRDCNHGKNSAFPSNPRGQPIHPYLDHARFFDEVWVVASVLQSDPISMEFRPAPPLGWSPDDKARVTKHFHDYDLASRFAIQAGVEVAYLMDLRRRSLRNLPAADFRDYLNDIAGSQAQVANGWKRAMYSALAGDNWFLSHPF; from the coding sequence ATGAAACGATTGGACCTCCCAGAGTACGACCCGATTGAGGTATTTCTGGAATGCGCCGGCAATGCCGACGAACCACTACGTACTACGTTTGCAGACAGTCGCCCACAAATGCAGCAGGCTGTAGCAGACTTCGATGCCGCAACGGCGTCGGTGAATTGGACTGTTTTACCTCGGGTCGCCCGAGGCAACGGCGGGGTTTTGGTCGCAGGCACCTTAACCAAGGATAACTTCAAGGCGCTGTACACGAATAATATGGTGGGCACAACGGGAGCGGCGAGATCAATCTACGACAAGATATTGGTCGCTGCGCACGGCAAATGCCCGTTCTGCGCGGGGATAGGCCATGCCAAGACGCTTGACCACTATCTTCCCAAGGCAATTTTTCCACTCTATTCGGTATTGCCGGCGAACCTCGTGCCTTGCTGCCGGGATTGCAACCACGGCAAGAACTCTGCATTTCCGAGCAATCCGCGCGGTCAGCCTATCCATCCTTATTTGGATCACGCTCGCTTCTTCGATGAGGTTTGGGTGGTGGCTTCGGTTCTCCAAAGCGACCCCATATCTATGGAGTTCAGACCTGCTCCGCCTCTAGGCTGGTCGCCGGATGATAAGGCTAGGGTTACGAAACATTTTCACGATTACGATCTAGCTTCACGGTTTGCTATTCAGGCCGGTGTAGAGGTTGCGTACTTGATGGATTTGCGCCGAAGGAGCTTGAGGAATTTGCCGGCAGCGGATTTCAGAGACTATCTCAATGATATAGCAGGAAGTCAGGCGCAGGTTGCCAATGGTTGGAAACGCGCGATGTATTCGGCGCTCGCGGGGGACAACTGGTTTCTTTCGCATCCATTCTGA
- a CDS encoding tyrosine-type recombinase/integrase has product MAGVRGKPNRHIRLKGTKYQFKIGVPADCRDYFKGQQNYVESTGTGDLMAARRWRDRREREMVDLFRDIRSGRLVPDTLSDALLRAQLSREAYVAEQDPDVRSQIEESVGQMRDALGRKPVAQASFDNAWQGKADVDAHVEQWLSEINLAPKTTLDYRSILKRLAAWSKEKGLSIVEINVKIAGQYVTGELLNPAKMTRVTAKKHLGAIAGYWEHLRTRGHVSSNDKNPWEGQIPKARGKQGVIVEVERPFTDSELESVLYKDAFSKRGGGKLDWNDELKELALISVLSGMRLAEITDLTVAACADGMFDQRKSKTKAGLRVVPIHSKLVAIITRRCKGREPAGLLFEEFMKLGNPSDTLSKAFTRRRKSLGVSEKREGFRRSLVNFHSFRRTFATKARHADIPEATIQDVIGHETGEKKSLLRSRYAKDASWEQKVNCVEAVKVPCKQ; this is encoded by the coding sequence ATGGCGGGTGTTCGAGGCAAGCCAAACAGGCACATTCGGCTCAAGGGAACGAAATACCAGTTTAAAATCGGCGTTCCTGCAGACTGCCGCGACTACTTCAAAGGCCAGCAGAACTATGTAGAAAGCACAGGTACCGGCGATCTCATGGCCGCACGAAGGTGGCGAGACCGACGCGAGAGGGAAATGGTTGACCTGTTTCGGGACATCCGAAGTGGCCGACTAGTTCCCGATACATTGAGCGATGCACTCCTCCGCGCTCAGCTGAGCCGAGAGGCGTATGTAGCTGAACAAGACCCTGACGTTCGTTCCCAGATAGAAGAGAGCGTCGGACAGATGCGTGATGCGCTAGGACGCAAGCCTGTTGCTCAGGCCTCCTTCGACAACGCTTGGCAAGGCAAAGCCGATGTTGATGCTCACGTCGAGCAGTGGCTGTCGGAGATCAACCTGGCACCCAAGACCACCCTTGACTACCGAAGCATCCTAAAGCGGCTTGCTGCTTGGTCAAAAGAGAAAGGCCTCAGCATCGTCGAGATCAACGTGAAGATCGCTGGCCAGTATGTGACCGGTGAACTCCTCAACCCCGCGAAGATGACCCGGGTGACGGCGAAGAAGCACCTGGGAGCTATCGCGGGCTACTGGGAACACCTTCGAACCCGAGGGCATGTCAGCAGCAATGATAAGAACCCATGGGAGGGACAGATACCAAAGGCGCGGGGTAAGCAGGGCGTAATTGTGGAGGTCGAGCGCCCGTTCACCGACAGCGAGCTAGAAAGCGTCCTCTACAAAGATGCCTTCTCCAAGCGTGGGGGCGGCAAGCTGGACTGGAACGATGAGCTGAAGGAGCTAGCCCTCATTTCCGTACTGAGCGGGATGCGTTTGGCCGAGATAACCGACCTTACCGTTGCCGCCTGTGCGGATGGCATGTTCGATCAAAGGAAATCGAAGACAAAGGCCGGACTTCGCGTGGTTCCTATCCATTCGAAACTCGTGGCTATCATCACACGACGTTGCAAAGGCCGAGAGCCTGCCGGGCTTCTGTTCGAGGAGTTCATGAAACTAGGCAATCCATCGGACACCCTGTCAAAGGCGTTCACACGTCGCCGCAAGTCATTAGGCGTTTCAGAAAAACGAGAGGGCTTCCGGCGCAGCCTTGTCAACTTCCACAGCTTCAGGCGCACCTTCGCTACCAAGGCCCGGCATGCGGACATCCCTGAAGCGACCATTCAAGATGTCATTGGCCACGAGACTGGAGAGAAGAAGTCCCTGCTGCGGTCGCGATATGCCAAAGACGCAAGTTGGGAACAGAAGGTGAATTGTGTGGAAGCCGTCAAAGTACCGTGTAAGCAATGA
- a CDS encoding porin — protein MNIKSLLLGSAAALSVVSGAHAADAIVAAEPEPLEYVRICDAYGAGYFYIPGTETCIKIGGKVRSDVSWYNAYKAGQDAAARGTYWKTRAELSIDTASDTEYGALKTDAVFRFESAEGANTNKLLWANISLGGFLVGKNDSVYSTFLGYAGDVINDDIIEYGINGTDELNQLTYAYDSGTGFTAVASLEDSTNGTAAGANGENSSDHYAPDGVLGLGYKAGAFNFRVVGGYDSIVEEGAVKARVDAKFGGFTAFLMGGYNTDGNKLNKYAGAGGAGIGWGDWAVWGGVGQQINDKLKANVQLAYDDKKTFAATGNLKFNPVKNLLIEPEVTYANYDSVNKDTWSGIIRFQRSF, from the coding sequence ATGAACATTAAAAGCCTTCTTCTCGGCTCGGCTGCTGCCCTCTCGGTAGTATCCGGTGCACACGCTGCCGACGCCATCGTCGCTGCTGAACCTGAGCCGCTGGAATACGTCCGCATCTGCGACGCTTACGGCGCTGGCTACTTCTACATCCCGGGCACGGAAACCTGCATCAAGATCGGCGGCAAGGTTCGTTCTGACGTCAGCTGGTACAACGCTTACAAGGCCGGCCAGGACGCTGCTGCTCGCGGCACATACTGGAAGACCCGCGCTGAACTTTCGATCGACACCGCAAGTGACACCGAATATGGCGCCCTGAAGACTGACGCCGTTTTCCGCTTCGAGTCGGCTGAAGGTGCGAACACCAACAAGCTTCTCTGGGCCAACATCAGCCTGGGTGGTTTCCTCGTCGGTAAGAACGACTCGGTCTACTCGACCTTCCTCGGCTACGCTGGCGACGTCATCAACGACGACATCATCGAATACGGCATCAACGGCACCGACGAACTGAACCAGCTGACATACGCCTACGACTCTGGCACCGGCTTCACGGCTGTTGCTTCGCTCGAAGACAGCACCAACGGCACTGCAGCTGGCGCCAATGGCGAGAACAGCTCGGATCACTACGCTCCGGACGGCGTTCTCGGTCTCGGCTACAAGGCCGGCGCTTTCAACTTCCGCGTTGTCGGCGGCTACGACTCGATCGTCGAAGAAGGCGCTGTCAAGGCTCGCGTCGATGCCAAGTTCGGCGGCTTCACCGCCTTCCTCATGGGTGGCTACAACACCGATGGCAACAAGCTCAACAAGTATGCTGGTGCCGGCGGTGCTGGTATCGGTTGGGGCGACTGGGCTGTCTGGGGCGGCGTTGGTCAGCAGATCAACGACAAGCTGAAGGCCAACGTGCAGCTCGCTTACGACGACAAGAAGACTTTCGCAGCAACGGGCAACCTGAAGTTCAACCCGGTCAAGAACCTGCTCATCGAGCCGGAAGTCACCTACGCCAACTACGACAGCGTCAACAAGGATACCTGGTCTGGCATCATCCGCTTCCAGCGTTCGTTCTAA
- a CDS encoding recombinase family protein — MLQYVRYTRVSTARQGQSGLGLEAQDLDIDVYLRNYSDVPYEVIGSFKDIESGANDDRPELQKALDLCRKTGAVLLVAKLDRLSRKVACIATLMEDKRVKFAVANLPRADKAMLHMYAVMAEMERDFISARTKAALAVAKARGSKLGGLRDKTMKRNEAIQDKAAGEAKKLMTTIGPMRDGGATLAQIAASLNSTGVKTSRGGGWTATQVSRVIERDRG, encoded by the coding sequence ATGCTTCAATATGTTCGTTACACACGGGTTTCGACAGCACGTCAGGGACAAAGCGGCCTCGGGCTGGAGGCTCAAGACCTCGACATTGACGTCTACCTGAGGAACTACAGCGACGTGCCTTACGAGGTCATAGGCAGCTTTAAAGACATTGAGAGCGGCGCAAACGACGACCGGCCCGAGCTTCAGAAGGCTCTGGACCTATGTAGGAAGACCGGCGCTGTGTTGCTGGTGGCCAAGCTTGACAGGCTCAGCCGAAAGGTTGCCTGCATCGCCACGCTCATGGAAGACAAGCGGGTGAAGTTTGCTGTCGCCAATCTCCCGAGGGCCGACAAGGCAATGCTCCACATGTATGCGGTCATGGCAGAGATGGAACGCGACTTCATCTCAGCACGTACCAAGGCGGCGCTTGCCGTGGCCAAGGCCCGGGGCTCGAAGCTCGGAGGTCTTCGCGACAAGACCATGAAACGCAACGAGGCAATTCAGGACAAGGCCGCAGGCGAAGCAAAGAAGCTCATGACGACGATAGGACCCATGCGTGACGGCGGGGCCACACTCGCTCAGATCGCGGCGTCGCTCAACAGCACCGGCGTCAAGACCTCACGAGGCGGCGGATGGACAGCGACGCAGGTGTCTCGGGTAATCGAGCGTGACCGTGGGTGA
- a CDS encoding porin codes for MNIKSLLLGSAAALAAVSGAHAADAIVAAEPEPLEYVRICDAYGAGYFYIPGTETCLKIGGMVRTEAQWHDPYAVGARFKVGTEWHTRAELNVDTASDTEYGPLKTNMVYRFDSTEGNNSSKVLFATISLGGFIVGKTDSQYNQWIGYAGNVINDDIIGDGPYELNQLSYVYDGGNGFTGVLSVEDSQSGAGAIDPNTGRNESDHYTPDFVAGLGYKTGMFGLKVVGGYDSVVEEGAVKARLDLDFGTFSAFLLGQYNTDGNKINRYANGDASGASTGDWQVWGGTTVKFNDKLEWNTQVSYADSKTLSATTNLNVFVAKGFKIQPEVTYTKYDNAVLDDNTVSGILRFQRTF; via the coding sequence ATGAACATCAAGAGCCTACTTCTCGGCTCCGCTGCTGCCCTCGCAGCAGTATCCGGTGCTCACGCTGCAGACGCTATCGTAGCTGCTGAGCCTGAGCCGCTTGAATACGTCCGCATCTGCGATGCATACGGCGCTGGCTACTTCTACATCCCAGGCACGGAAACCTGCCTCAAGATCGGCGGCATGGTTCGTACCGAAGCTCAGTGGCATGACCCCTACGCTGTAGGCGCACGCTTCAAGGTTGGTACAGAATGGCACACCCGCGCTGAACTCAACGTCGACACTGCATCGGACACGGAATACGGTCCGCTGAAGACCAACATGGTCTACCGTTTCGACTCGACCGAAGGCAACAACTCTTCGAAGGTTCTCTTCGCAACCATCAGCCTCGGCGGCTTCATCGTTGGTAAGACCGACTCGCAGTACAACCAGTGGATCGGTTATGCTGGTAACGTCATCAACGACGACATCATCGGCGACGGACCTTACGAACTGAACCAGCTCTCCTACGTTTACGACGGCGGCAACGGCTTCACGGGCGTTCTGTCGGTTGAAGACAGCCAGTCTGGCGCTGGTGCAATCGACCCGAACACGGGCCGTAACGAATCTGACCACTACACGCCTGACTTCGTTGCCGGCCTCGGCTACAAGACTGGCATGTTCGGCCTGAAGGTTGTCGGCGGCTACGACTCGGTTGTTGAAGAAGGCGCTGTCAAGGCTCGCCTCGACCTCGACTTCGGCACGTTCTCTGCCTTCTTGCTCGGCCAGTACAACACTGACGGCAACAAGATCAACCGCTACGCCAATGGCGATGCTAGCGGCGCTTCGACCGGCGATTGGCAGGTTTGGGGTGGCACGACTGTTAAGTTCAACGACAAGCTCGAGTGGAACACTCAGGTTTCGTATGCTGACAGCAAGACACTCTCTGCTACGACGAACCTCAACGTTTTCGTTGCTAAGGGCTTCAAGATCCAGCCAGAAGTCACCTACACCAAGTACGACAACGCTGTTCTCGACGACAATACCGTTTCCGGTATCCTTCGCTTCCAGCGCACGTTCTAA
- a CDS encoding pentapeptide repeat-containing protein yields the protein MAIARHLQWLKQGPSAWNNRRASRHFVPSLRNADLRGFDLVGVNLRGAQLSGANLAGADLTQANLIGAHLNNANLIGADLEFAKLTAAVLTSATLQAANLRNASLDECDFERADLRECDLRHAVVFRSNFLNARLKGANMLSEEGPAVALHYVSGLQQRQLNDILGDRGVVLPPGLEYPESWPDWRDPDLVADKNGLGVEPTHTDEASQNAENLVLLSYSSLDRQIVSHIRSILSIADITTWWDQDIAAGSRWREQIDDHLSEAAAVVTFWTSNSVASSAVKEEATRAQTLGKFIHVRLDGTPIPYGFSETQYADLQSWDGSADHIEMRKLIQSIKDKINPPTFEQIQERLTFAAPLAGIVEDGKISARDSPPTAAPPHPDEDDLEKRLEAQYTLAKKLLAALEALENNLGEAIRFDLAHYVNQLEKRPASWYILSDSVADIRYYLEMDEEFSWPGSTRTSAESLCRNHEALRPRLQPIQPPPSSSDAPLPPPPVDASKLSEQALKEITEAAVEAFNSLEAEKVLSKPAIQTGEYLAVEIADARVLNPVTIRSEEQKLRKLRTSVTALAGFVGSTIAAIGSGVGSNLLTSPEAARTLAEVLKKLFAMLTNLF from the coding sequence ATGGCAATTGCTCGCCATCTGCAGTGGCTTAAGCAAGGCCCATCGGCATGGAACAACAGAAGAGCAAGCAGACACTTCGTGCCCAGCTTGAGAAATGCGGACCTCCGAGGGTTTGACCTGGTAGGGGTCAATTTGCGCGGAGCCCAGCTGAGTGGCGCTAATCTTGCAGGAGCTGATCTAACACAAGCAAATTTAATCGGTGCTCACCTGAACAACGCCAATCTAATTGGAGCCGACCTGGAATTTGCGAAGCTTACGGCGGCGGTTCTCACTAGCGCCACGCTTCAAGCAGCCAATTTGAGGAACGCCAGTCTTGATGAATGCGACTTTGAGCGAGCAGACTTGCGAGAATGCGATCTCAGGCACGCGGTAGTATTTCGTTCAAACTTCTTAAATGCACGGCTGAAGGGAGCTAACATGCTTTCGGAAGAAGGGCCCGCCGTGGCTCTTCATTACGTCAGCGGCCTACAACAAAGGCAGTTGAATGACATTTTGGGAGATAGGGGTGTGGTGCTTCCTCCAGGTCTTGAATATCCAGAAAGCTGGCCTGATTGGCGGGACCCTGATCTGGTAGCTGACAAAAACGGGTTGGGCGTAGAGCCTACGCATACAGACGAGGCTTCACAGAATGCAGAAAACTTGGTTCTGCTATCCTATTCAAGTTTAGATCGCCAGATCGTTTCTCACATTCGGTCGATCCTGTCGATCGCCGATATCACCACCTGGTGGGACCAGGATATCGCAGCAGGGAGCAGATGGCGTGAGCAGATAGACGACCACCTTTCGGAGGCCGCAGCGGTAGTTACTTTCTGGACGTCCAACAGCGTGGCATCGAGTGCGGTTAAGGAAGAAGCGACACGTGCGCAAACTCTAGGTAAATTCATACATGTTAGGTTAGATGGGACGCCAATTCCTTACGGCTTTTCAGAGACGCAGTATGCAGATCTTCAAAGTTGGGACGGGAGCGCTGATCATATCGAGATGCGCAAGCTTATCCAGTCCATTAAAGACAAGATCAACCCACCGACGTTTGAGCAGATACAGGAACGTCTGACATTTGCCGCACCATTAGCTGGCATTGTCGAAGACGGGAAAATCAGCGCAAGAGATAGCCCACCGACAGCAGCCCCACCGCACCCTGACGAGGATGACCTAGAGAAGAGGCTAGAGGCCCAATACACTCTCGCAAAGAAATTGTTAGCCGCTTTAGAAGCTTTAGAAAACAATCTTGGAGAGGCCATTCGGTTTGATCTCGCCCACTATGTCAATCAATTGGAAAAACGCCCAGCCTCTTGGTATATCCTATCGGACAGCGTAGCTGACATCAGATACTACCTCGAAATGGACGAAGAGTTCAGCTGGCCGGGTAGCACGAGAACTAGTGCGGAAAGCCTCTGTAGAAACCATGAGGCGCTTCGACCTCGCTTGCAGCCAATACAGCCGCCGCCGTCATCGTCCGATGCACCACTACCACCACCCCCCGTTGATGCCTCAAAGCTCTCTGAGCAGGCCCTAAAGGAAATCACAGAAGCCGCTGTTGAAGCATTCAATAGCTTAGAAGCAGAAAAGGTCCTCTCTAAACCAGCTATACAAACCGGCGAATATCTGGCTGTCGAAATAGCCGACGCTCGCGTTCTTAATCCTGTAACTATACGATCTGAAGAACAAAAGCTTAGAAAGCTTAGAACAAGCGTGACGGCTCTAGCAGGCTTTGTGGGAAGTACGATTGCAGCGATTGGTAGCGGAGTTGGCAGCAATCTTCTAACGTCTCCTGAGGCGGCGAGGACATTGGCGGAAGTACTTAAGAAGCTTTTTGCTATGCTTACAAATCTTTTCTAG